Part of the Procambarus clarkii isolate CNS0578487 chromosome 20, FALCON_Pclarkii_2.0, whole genome shotgun sequence genome, CTCCAAGGCTTCTACACATCCCAAAGCCACAACTTCCTCGCAGGCTTccacacatcccaaaaccacaacTCACCAACCGGCCACCACTATCCAAGAAGCAACCACGATACCTCAAGCCAATGAACCCCCACATGAGGGCCACCATCCACACAACTCCCATTTAAGCTTGGAAACACCTCTGGCATGTTCAGCATCTCTCCTAAATAACCCCAGGCCGAAAATACCTCCTGATCTTCAGTACTCCCCAGGGCTCCAGAGACGCCGTATTCCCAGGTTCCAGGTGAGTGAACCTGAGGAAAGTTCACCTGTCTCACGCTTGTGCTCACAGTTTGTCTCACTCGTTGAACCCAGCCCACACCTGGACCGCAGATCTCACCTGGACCCCAGAACTCACCTGGACCCCAGAACTCACCTGGACCCCAGCCCTCAACTGGACCCCTGTCGTCACATTGAGTCATCCTCAACACACCAAGACCCAACTACACCTGACAACACTTCAATAAACTTTTTTTCAATTTTTCGGTATCTTGGTTCTTCATTATCCCTCATCCTATTGAAATATCTGAATAATGACTAACTACAGATATCTGTTATCTTTAATATCTTATGTAAAAAGATAACCTATCCGGAAGTAACCATCAGAGAATTATTTGGCGATGGACTGTTGAACGAAGGAATATATTATGTTTACCTTGTGATCTAAGCGCATTGGCTTTCTGTATAATCATTATCAACATCATCCTTTTTATCTTTTTCCATAGGGGCCTTTACATTTGCCCGCAATAGATGCTTGAACAATTTACAAACAGGATTTTCCCtagtcatggcggctttgtttacatttattaaacagtttacgagattTTACAATTCACAATCCAAGACTATTGTTAAATACAACCTCGCAGCGCCACGGAGTTCAtacactgtttaataaatgtaaacaaagttgGCATGATTGGTGGAAGATGTCCAGGTGTCATTAATGGGGCCAAACACCGGGAACAAACGGCACAATACTTCAATAGATCATCAATAATACTATTGCCACGTTCCGTCACAGACCAGGAATAGGCTGCCCCGAGCCAGTTGCCTTGGACACATGTCAATAATTAGCTTAGTGCTTCCACTCACGCACGGTCGCTGCCATCTCTTGTGAACTGTTCAATTCACGCTTCCTTTCACACTCGTGTGATGATATTTTGGTTGGTTTTACTTTCTTCGTGCTCTGAAATTCTTGTTCTACTTACAGTTGTTCGATCTTACATCTGATCTGTTCAGAATGATGTGAAATTTTGCTTCCCAATCTCTTGAATCGTCAATCTGATTCATCTGACATTCCATTTTATACTAGTCTCGGTATCCTTAATAATATATAGCATTTTTTTAATATTCCGTGAAATAAACGATGCTATTTCGTCATCAGGACTTAGTGCCTTCATTCCATAATTGTACGCTCAGTTCACCCAACGTGACTGATCTACCATTACAAATTTTAGACAAAAGCACACATACTTCACTGTGGCTACTGGCTGTAACAtgcaatatattaatattaacgaATATCTATATCAAATGGAATGTCTGACTGTTCAGAATAGGAGGCCAGACGGTTAGGGCTAGGCTCGCCCAACTTTCCAAAATAATACATATTGGGTGTGAGAGATCAGTTTGGTGTCGGTACGACTGCTATCCTTCAAGAAATATCGACATGTATATAGCGACCCCTAGCGGTTTTTATGAAGTCTGAAATAGGGGATTTATTTTCTGTAGAGTTTCataaatgttttaatgtgtgtttGTGCGTAAGGATGTTTCAACTCGTATACATAACAATTATATTCAAGTTTCTATGATTCTAAAGAAAATAATCTAATCTTATTGACTAGGATATAGTACATTGTGTTTTGATTATTTTGGTCAACGCAAAGTTCCGGCGGGTATTGAGTTCTGTTCTTGTCATCATCAACTACTGCTTGTGGTTCATACtagaataatgacacacggtgacCTTCCAGCCTGGGTTTATTGGATACAAATTCGCTACATAATTGTTCTGGAACGTCTCACGGAATGCCAAAATTAAAGGAGAAAAAAACTACTATGATACTAACCCATGATCTTTATTCGTGACTTGTGGCAGTATTATGTCTAGACATGTGTCCTAATCCATTTCCAACATGATACACTATACATAAACGTTTGTAAACTTCCATGATACTAGTAAGTGTGATACATGTACGAAAAGTCTCGACATAAACATATTAGGTTCGTCGATTGCATCTGgattaaataaataatttttctcCCAGAAATATATAATAACCTCTCCGTGGGTAAAtttataccaaataatatataatttatgtcgaTTCCAATAATAATATTCCACGAAGCACAGTATATCAATTTCACGAGTGTTAGTAGTTGTCCGTCTCATCAAAATAAAGACTGACAAATAGTAACTCTTGCGATAATCTTACATTAATTATATAAATAGCAATTACTAAAAGTAGACGGCTATTAACAGTAAATATTGTGTATTTGAGCCAAATAAATTCATTCCTGGCAAAGACCTTGAGAGGCTACGACGCTACTCCCTTCTGCGCCACGtggccacaccacaacaacaacactgaggACGGAGGCGAGGAATATAGACACAAACGTCAATTGATTTCGGTAACAGCCCCCTTTCAACCATTCTGTATTACCTCAAACCATTCCCGACTATCCCGTCACACCCCAAACAATTCCACTTTTGTGGCGAGGGAAGGTTGTTGTTAACGAGAGGTGGACATTGAGCCCAAGGCGCTTCCGGCCCTTACACAATTATTAACCGGGTAAGTATTTTTGTTTTgttcagttcatttattatgcacccccatacccatcctgtgggtaataGTGCactcaatacccatcctgtgggcggtagtagtacacatacccatcctgtgggcggtagtgggccacatactcatcctgtaggtggtagtggaccccatacccatcctgtgggtggttgtggacccccatacccatcctgtgggtggtagtggacccccatacccatcctgtgggtggtagtggaccccagatcaatcctgcaggcggtagtgaaccccatacccatcctgcaggcggtagttGAAATAAAGGTACCGAGGCACATCACATTTCTTGAAATTTGTTATAGAGCTGTTTCTAAAATCATAATTGACCTTTTTCCTTCCCATCACATAGTAGGATCATTTTGTCATGATCCCACGTTATCGTGAGTGTGTCAACAATTCTGCTGACCCAGTTTACATTTGATCAGGTATACATCAGTAGGTAATGCAAACTCCCAGAGATACTTATAACCGAGTCCAAGACGGGCAATAGTAACACCTCGtaatctgctgattttattggatgagggagggaattatcaagggaaagcgccaagccattacgactatatagcactggaagggttcaggataaggatttaggaagggacggggggaaggaatggtgcccaaccacttggacggtcggggattgaacgccgacctccaTGAAGCGAGAACCAATCCCTACTGTATAACAtgatagaggagagagaggaaagaggggagagaagagagaggattaCCTCTGGTCAGATTGCTTGAGTTTATAACACATGCGCCTCCTAACTTATCGTACCCTAAGCGCCCACCCTACAAATACAGTGTCATTGTTAGTCGTTTGGACAGTTAAATGTAAAATAATAAGACTGCATTTGATGTATGAGTGGACACTATTGCTGTATGAAACTGAATTTCTTATTTGCTAATATCTCGTATTCAATACATTCAAACAGAAGACAAAGGATTTGGTATTCTGTTAACGGatctttgcattttttttatattttgcatATTTGTTTACGAAAATACTAAAATACAAATATGTGaatgggcagagagagagaatcaacAGCAATAATCCAGTCCACAGTTGATCCAGTTTAGGGTCACTGACGGAGAACAAATGGTGCTAGCAAAATCCAGTCCCAGAGTTAGTCCCAATTGGTACGAGATATATTAACGATTTCCACAACATGCTGCAATTTATGGGCAGGCATAAGTAAATTTTTATTTTGCCTTTTGACGGCAGCCATGTACATATTCCTGCGGTAATCACTTATGACAGGTATCTGCAGCTGATCACCGGGACGAATGCTCTCTTCTTTACCGCTGTTCACAAAAGTGAGACGAAATTATTTGTTAGATTATATTTTATGAATAAATGAGTTATTGATAAGGCAGAAATAAATTTGTCAGTGATAATAAAAGGTCAATACATAAGGAAATATATTAAACTGAAGTGCGTGTCTCTCACCCGGGAAACTTGTGGTGGAAGCGAGCCTTAGCGGAGCCTTCCCGCTGGCTGAAGTACCAGAACGTGTGATCCAATGAGTAATACCGGCTGGAGGCGTCTGATCTGAGGGCGTGCATCCACTCGTACGCTAGTCTGCCTATCTGTACCACAAGGAGATCAATACCTTAAGACCAATATTCGCAGCCTATCCTCCAAAAATGAAAGCACACTTAGTAACTGTTTGATCGAAAGTGTCAatttgtagtgatggaccgccaggaaGGTGACTTTTGTAATATTGAATCTGGACAAACTAGAATTTGTTTTCATCATAATTATACGACCTAGCCTAACCTCTGCTAGCAGTCACAGGCCTAATACATACTATCTTTGGTCcaatatattacatatatgtgctatgctAGGCTAAactatatttaagtttgttttttatcaGGTTTTTCCGAACTATAAACATTAATAGTACAAAAAAGTGGTTTACTGGTtgaccatcactacatattggtactttcgaccaaatagttactgtatgtactgtcaTTTCAGGAAGATGGATTAAATATTGGAAACGTTTCACCTATTTATGTCATCGATATTTTGGTTACAAGGCACATCGTGCACATTTATAATGGTTCGCTAACGGATTTTAAAACCTACATAACTAACCTGACATAACCGAGAAGagcaaaacctaacctaatctaacatcaccgagccaaaccaaaccaaactaaACATAACATGACATAACCGAGCCTAACACAACCTAGCCTAAGATAATATATCGTAATctaacaatatatatacaaacagaAAACACGCTTCGTCGAGCCGTCTTGTGAATGATTTGACCATGTCCTGATATTTTTCCTAATATATATAAGGACATTTGATAAGTAatcatctagttgtacttgcgggaagagggggggggtgagctaCAGCTCCTGGGCCCCTCCAGTGAACTTCCTCTCTTGTCTAGCTATCACTAGCCCAAGTGTAAAGTCTTACTTGATAAAACAACCAAAATCAGACATCAGACATTAGCTAAACTTTCTTATCTCGCACTACTTTGAAGCCTATGTTAGATATATAGTTTGCTGTTAAAATTAATAAGCTAATTTAAAGTCTCAATACCCTTAAAGACGTTGTTAAATAATTAACCTCAAATGTTATATAGTGATAATTTACTGTGATAAATCAATCTTTAACAAGAACTTTCACTTGATAgcaaaaatataacaaaaaaggTAAACCTATTGCATACCAAATATTTCCTATTTAACAGCCACATACAAGCCGTAAACAAGGCCCTCTGTTTAGTGGGGTTCTAAGCAGGGCTTACATTGGAGGAGAAGGTGACCACTATGTAGTCACACCGAGCTAAGAAGTACATATCCACCAGAAGATCTCTGAGTGAGGTAGGTGTGAAGCGATTAGCATCCAGCACCACATCAATCGTCTTCTTATGGAACACAATCTCGTATTGTGGGTACCTGTGTGGGGTAATGCGGGTTATTGGTACCTGTGGGAGTTATTGGTACCTGTGTGGGTTATTGGTACCTGTGTGGGTTATTGGTACATGTGTGGGTTATTGGTACATGTGTGGGTTATTGGTACCTGTGTGGGGGTAATGTGGGTTATTTCTTATTCGCTGGGATGCAGAAGGCCTGTAGGATCATTCGAGGTAGCCCTGTTTAGTTCACACTCAAAcccatataatatataatatatgtctagCCTATGCTTGAAACCCTCCAGAGATATTATATTGTGAATACTTTTAGTTCATATAGTTTAGAGTTATTCCCccaccacatacacaccacactgCACTACGACACACACCATACTTCATCACACCACAGATTccagagaagctcaggaatctgtacaatagtagggttgagaggcgggaccaaaactcaacccccgcaagcacaactaggtgagtacaaccaggtgagtacacaccacactctccctaccacactgcaccaccacacacaccacactccccccaccacacacaccacactccccccaccacacacaccacacttaaccaccacacacaccacactccccccaccacacacacaccactctgcaccaccacacacaccacactccccccaccacacacaccacactgcaccaccacacacaccacactccccccaccacactgcaccaccacacaccataatATAATATCAACAAAAGGCAACGGTACTTTTCATGTGCTTCTTTGTAGACCTCGGGCTCGTCGGACGCCAGATAGATCCTGCGAGTGATATTTGGGTCGAGGATCTGGAGGCCGTTGAAGTATTCCTCCACTTGCTCCATGTACTCTGACAACTCACGGTAAGGCGCTTCCCGCTTCTTGTCTGTTCGCCTGACCTGCACGCTATGAGTGAAGAGGTGATTATCAAGGGAAGGTGCTTGGCTAGTATGAAATGGTAGAATTAccgcacagccccgctcctgtgccaggtaagtccacttcttCCATTTCAATTGTAAACTTAATGGATGGGGCTAGGTTATTTAATTCTAATAACAATGTGTCCAGGTCTCTATTCTTAGGCTATAAGCAAAACACATCAACATAACATCATCAACCTAACGGAACCTTCTAACATTAGGAGGCAAAATTTTACTGCATAATTTTGTTCCATATTTAGATTCTTCACTCTTAGATATTGAAAAAGGATATtgcaaacatgaatgatattatggctggaaaaggAGGAAAACAaacattatttgtatcagtgccggTGGAAATGATGTAGGGCGAGATAGGATTGAagcactgatacagaggtttaaatCAGTTGTAGAATTAGTTAGGCTCAAGGGACTGCTCCTAAATTTTAAGTTTTAAGCATTGCTTAAAACTGGAGAAAGTGGGTTACCCATAGCCATTCCAAATTGTTGATAATAGAATTCattattaaaaacaaaattaGAGTTAATAACACAGTTGTATCAATTCTATTAACGAAGGAACTAGAAGGGGCAAATCATATTTTTACAGTTCATCATATTAAAATCTTAGTAAGTTATCAACCGAACACATTTTTTCTCGATATTTTGGTTTATAGATCTACTCAGGTGTAGTGAGGGTATATCATCCCAAAACCTTGCCTTCTCTgttttcgggctattcatgcctgtgccacctcttgagtggcttaatcttcatcaatcagtcttCTCTGTCTGTATTCCTTGTTAATGTGGTGATACACGAAAACGTTCGAAAATTTCGTTTAATTTTCCTAGTGGGTACTTTACTCATACGTCTTACCCATCAACAAGTTCACCTACCCCACAATAGGATGCTGGAAATGAACGGCCTTTTCTGCCGTTTTGAAAATCTCTTGCATATAAGGTTGAAACTTGAAGACGTATTTAATGAACTGGCCGACCCACCAGGCGGCCGGGTCGCCCACCAAATGGATCAGGCGGTCTGAAATATCTCTTGGGACGGCTAAGGGTACATGGTGAGGTTTGGGATTTGCAAAGAGTCCTGGAAATACGATCGTCTCTGAATCATTCCTTCCTGTAAAATATcaaggatatatgcaggcgatgagtcacaataacgctgctaaagtaagttgaccagaccacacgctagaaggtgaagggacgaagacgtttcggtccgtcctggaccattctcaagtcgattgaagtcGAATTCTTaagtcaagtcgatcgacttgagaatggtccatgcaggacggaccgaaacgtcgtcgtcccttcaccttctagtgtgtggtctggccatcaAGGATATATGTACACTAAAGTGagatattatatacagtatatgtcgtGCCTAATAGCCGGAGTTGTCTAACAAGCAGAATTTTCATAAATATGTTAGTCAAACATTTTCTCTTACTGAATGATAAAGTTTtcattataatatatatgattgggatttttttttcaatttgagTCACACTAACTTGGAaagttgacctgacctgacctgtctAACGTAAGTTAGTAATGCACAATGAAATCGCATTAACgttatgtatcaatgagaaaattagtaGGAGCTATAAGGAGGCTTCGAACAT contains:
- the LOC123755324 gene encoding alpha-(1,6)-fucosyltransferase, coding for MPRQLLVVVLVAGMLLLLSLQDFTMSSGGYWHFRSVIPQDAANQNITRVQGYGRASSNSSSAWVPSLEFEVIRRMVETNLRGTWYFFADLLKEIYSSTDKMKEEDFKSRLKEGGERISVLQHDLKKLSKMDGADAWRERELQELSDLVQHRLHRLQNPSNCTAAKKFLCYMFACGMGCELHHIIFCFMAAYGDNRITIPNPGWLYTRNGWVDVIVPLSETCTNFSRQNMTSWPGRNDSETIVFPGLFANPKPHHVPLAVPRDISDRLIHLVGDPAAWWVGQFIKYVFKFQPYMQEIFKTAEKAVHFQHPIVGVQVRRTDKKREAPYRELSEYMEQVEEYFNGLQILDPNITRRIYLASDEPEVYKEAHEKYPQYEIVFHKKTIDVVLDANRFTPTSLRDLLVDMYFLARCDYIVVTFSSNIGRLAYEWMHALRSDASSRYYSLDHTFWYFSQREGSAKARFHHKFPGGKEESIRPGDQLQIPVISDYRRNMYMAAVKRQNKNLLMPAHKLQHVVEIVNISRTNWD